One segment of Pandoraea pnomenusa DNA contains the following:
- a CDS encoding endo alpha-1,4 polygalactosaminidase: MASAQTPTPPRAAVAAPTGRDIGVGAPWVSYYGNVARLDLARMANTFRLVDIDADPDQGNVTPAQIATLKAGGKNRVISYLNLGACERFRAYWHHAPAGFVPCGSNHPAHLGRYNGYRDETWMNPSNPAYRKLIVSYVAPRLIAQGVDGFYLDNLELIEHGVRTPNGPCDAACQQGALDLVRELREAFPDKILVMQNATGSATLEGITSGVAFASLLDGIAHEEVYAPTYDADVERELEKWSQRRADAPGHKLWIGTLDYVGGCSNTHQAKIVFARSRAHGFSPSVSDASAGQNVVCYWGSNGRMWINERDWAPGSPAHD, translated from the coding sequence GTGGCGTCGGCGCAAACGCCCACACCGCCTCGCGCGGCCGTCGCCGCACCGACCGGGCGCGATATCGGTGTCGGCGCCCCGTGGGTCAGCTACTACGGCAACGTCGCCCGCCTCGACCTCGCTCGCATGGCGAACACCTTCCGACTCGTCGATATCGACGCCGATCCCGATCAAGGCAACGTCACGCCCGCGCAGATCGCCACGCTCAAAGCCGGCGGCAAGAACCGCGTCATCAGTTATCTCAATCTCGGCGCCTGCGAGCGCTTTCGCGCTTATTGGCACCACGCCCCCGCCGGCTTCGTCCCCTGCGGCAGCAATCACCCCGCGCATCTGGGGCGCTACAACGGCTACCGCGATGAGACCTGGATGAACCCGTCCAACCCGGCGTACCGCAAGCTCATCGTCTCGTATGTCGCGCCGCGGTTGATCGCACAAGGCGTCGACGGCTTCTATCTCGATAATCTCGAACTCATCGAACACGGCGTGCGAACCCCCAATGGCCCCTGCGACGCCGCTTGCCAGCAAGGCGCGCTCGATCTCGTGCGCGAACTTCGCGAAGCCTTCCCCGACAAGATCCTCGTCATGCAGAACGCCACCGGCTCGGCCACGCTGGAAGGCATCACCAGCGGCGTCGCCTTCGCGTCGCTGCTCGACGGCATTGCGCACGAGGAGGTCTATGCCCCAACGTACGACGCCGATGTCGAGCGCGAATTGGAGAAGTGGTCACAACGGCGTGCCGACGCGCCAGGACACAAGCTCTGGATCGGCACGCTCGACTATGTCGGTGGATGCAGCAACACGCATCAGGCGAAAATCGTCTTCGCCCGCAGTCGGGCGCATGGCTTCAGCCCGTCCGTGAGCGACGCCAGTGCCGGCCAGAACGTCGTGTGCTACTGGGGATCGAATGGCCGCATGTGGATCAACGAGCGCGACTGGGCGCCCGGTTCACCTGCTCACGATTAA
- a CDS encoding MFS transporter has product MTQKTAMPPVVYLLGLTVFAMTTAEFMVAGMMPALSQAMHVGIGDIGNLISLYALGMAIGGPVLTALLLALRTPHKRALVWLLSINVAGGVLAALATRYEAMALARIVMGVASSATFGVALTLCADLVAPSVRGRAASFVLGGLMFSPVVGVPLTAFIEQHYGWRASFWLVAALAAMCTIVIVWRAPATQKQDRQAISLAAEFRSLRNRPLWAAFATSGLIIGATFAAFSYFSPIFLNVAGVSAAAIPNLLAMYGVANIIGNAVAGRFADRHTLTVLVAGLSVLALALVSFALWAQSTPVGIAAFAAIGLTGVSLNPAMVARVMRAATPGPLVNTMHTSVITAGLAFGTWAGGAAIDAGYGMRSPLWIGAAMATLGLASLLPYLRSGLAQAPDAACPTS; this is encoded by the coding sequence ATGACACAAAAAACGGCGATGCCCCCCGTCGTCTACCTGCTCGGACTGACGGTCTTTGCGATGACCACCGCCGAATTCATGGTCGCCGGCATGATGCCCGCCCTCTCGCAAGCGATGCACGTCGGCATCGGCGACATCGGCAATCTCATCTCGCTCTACGCCCTGGGCATGGCGATCGGCGGCCCGGTCCTCACCGCCTTGCTGCTCGCCCTGCGCACCCCGCACAAGCGCGCCCTCGTCTGGCTGCTCTCGATCAATGTCGCCGGGGGCGTGCTCGCGGCCCTCGCCACACGCTACGAAGCGATGGCCCTCGCGCGGATCGTCATGGGGGTGGCCAGTTCGGCCACTTTCGGCGTCGCACTCACGCTGTGCGCGGATCTGGTCGCCCCCTCGGTGCGCGGACGCGCCGCCTCGTTCGTGCTCGGGGGACTGATGTTCTCGCCGGTCGTCGGCGTGCCGCTCACCGCCTTCATCGAGCAACACTATGGCTGGCGCGCCAGCTTCTGGCTCGTTGCCGCGCTGGCCGCGATGTGCACGATCGTGATCGTCTGGCGGGCGCCCGCCACGCAAAAGCAGGATCGTCAGGCGATCAGCCTCGCCGCCGAATTCCGTTCGCTGCGCAATCGCCCGCTCTGGGCCGCCTTCGCCACGAGCGGTCTCATCATCGGCGCGACGTTTGCCGCCTTCAGCTACTTCTCGCCGATCTTCCTCAATGTCGCCGGCGTCTCCGCCGCCGCAATTCCCAATCTGCTCGCCATGTACGGCGTGGCCAACATCATCGGCAACGCCGTGGCCGGACGCTTTGCAGACCGTCACACGCTGACCGTTCTGGTCGCCGGTTTGTCAGTACTCGCACTCGCGCTGGTGAGCTTCGCGCTGTGGGCGCAGTCGACGCCGGTCGGCATCGCCGCCTTTGCCGCCATCGGTCTGACGGGGGTGTCGCTCAATCCCGCCATGGTCGCCCGCGTGATGCGCGCCGCTACGCCCGGCCCGCTCGTCAACACGATGCATACGTCGGTGATTACCGCCGGCCTCGCCTTCGGCACCTGGGCCGGTGGCGCCGCCATCGACGCAGGCTATGGCATGCGCTCGCCGCTATGGATCGGTGCCGCGATGGCCACGCTCGGCCTCGCCAGCCTGCTCCCCTACCTGCGCTCGGGACTCGCTCAGGCACCCGACGCCGCGTGCCCGACGTCCTGA
- a CDS encoding TetR/AcrR family transcriptional regulator — MSGRPREFDDAAVIDAAMDVFWTHGYEGTSAQALVDGTGLGRGSLYNAFGNKLNLYHEALERYQALGLQKQVDILNAPGPVKDRLRALMQWGIDEDLDPDRQRGCMALLAAFERGGKDPKVRQFSQAYLARLEQVIVHLIAVGQHNGELSTDRSPVLVARTFLSNYYGLRTLGRTVTDRAFLEDVLEGALAVL; from the coding sequence ATGAGCGGAAGACCCCGAGAATTCGACGACGCAGCCGTCATCGACGCCGCCATGGACGTCTTCTGGACCCACGGCTATGAAGGCACCTCGGCGCAGGCGCTCGTCGACGGCACCGGCCTCGGGCGCGGCAGTCTTTACAACGCGTTCGGCAACAAGCTCAACCTCTATCACGAAGCCCTCGAACGCTATCAGGCACTCGGGCTTCAGAAGCAGGTCGACATCCTGAACGCGCCGGGGCCCGTCAAGGACCGGTTGCGCGCGCTCATGCAATGGGGCATCGACGAAGACCTCGATCCCGACCGGCAACGTGGCTGCATGGCCCTGCTCGCCGCCTTCGAGCGCGGCGGCAAGGACCCGAAAGTCCGACAATTCAGCCAGGCATATCTCGCCCGGCTCGAACAGGTGATCGTTCACCTGATCGCCGTCGGTCAACACAACGGCGAACTCTCCACCGACCGCTCGCCAGTCCTCGTCGCCCGCACGTTCCTGTCGAACTACTACGGCCTGCGCACGCTCGGACGCACCGTCACCGACCGCGCCTTCCTCGAAGACGTCCTCGAAGGCGCGCTCGCCGTGCTCTGA